A genomic stretch from Gammaproteobacteria bacterium includes:
- a CDS encoding penicillin-binding transpeptidase domain-containing protein: MKQQNTSTISVWRMGLVGSMVAIAGVFLAWRALSIQVLDNEFLQNQGDARHLRTIALPAHRGMILDRQGEPLAVSTPVASIWANPQDIPLDNQNLSKLAKLLGLSLSELKSGIKQRHGREFIYLKRHVAPQVEEQVLALKIPGVSSQREYRRYYPAAEVTSQILGFTNIDDQGLEGLELMFDDKLRGVPGKQRVVKDRLGHIVDSIDLIEAPQPGRDVQLSIDRRLQYIAYRELKSAVQMHNAKSGSMVLLDAKTGEVLAMVNQPSFNPNSRAHLSTEVTRNRAVTDQFEPGSTIKPVTVAAALRSGQFNVESVIDTSPGYYRVGNAVVSDFRNYGQLDITHVIQKSSNIGVSKMALAIPKEMLWETFSDLGVGEPVNSGFPGESSGRLPFFGEWNNVETSALSYGYGLTVTPLQLARVYSIFANDGKLKPTSYVKLDHAADGERVLDENIAKHLRTMMETVVSREGTAYEAAVHSYRVAGKTGTVKVSGEGGYLEKKYRSVFAGLAPASNPRLVAVVVVEEPSGKEYYGGKVAAPIFANVMAAAMRVMNIPPDDIPTEQLHQPLQMARAGLN; the protein is encoded by the coding sequence ATGAAGCAGCAAAACACCTCAACAATCAGTGTTTGGCGCATGGGCTTGGTAGGCTCAATGGTGGCGATCGCGGGCGTTTTCTTGGCGTGGCGCGCGTTGAGCATCCAGGTGTTGGACAACGAATTCCTACAAAACCAGGGCGATGCTCGTCATTTGCGGACGATCGCGTTGCCTGCGCATCGCGGCATGATTCTCGATCGCCAGGGGGAGCCGCTGGCGGTGAGTACGCCCGTGGCGTCCATCTGGGCTAATCCGCAGGATATCCCACTCGATAATCAAAACCTGTCCAAACTGGCGAAGTTGCTGGGGCTGTCACTGTCTGAGTTGAAGTCGGGCATCAAGCAGCGTCACGGTCGTGAATTTATTTATCTGAAGCGTCACGTTGCGCCGCAAGTGGAAGAGCAAGTGTTGGCGCTGAAAATTCCAGGCGTATCTTCCCAGCGTGAATATCGCCGCTATTATCCTGCTGCCGAAGTGACGTCGCAGATTTTGGGCTTTACCAACATTGATGATCAGGGCCTGGAAGGTCTGGAATTAATGTTTGATGACAAACTGCGTGGTGTTCCAGGAAAGCAGCGGGTCGTGAAAGATCGTCTGGGACACATTGTCGACAGCATTGATTTGATCGAAGCGCCGCAACCAGGGCGTGATGTGCAGTTGAGCATTGATCGTCGTTTGCAGTACATCGCCTATCGTGAACTTAAAAGCGCGGTGCAAATGCATAACGCCAAGTCCGGCAGCATGGTGTTGCTGGATGCCAAGACTGGCGAAGTGCTCGCCATGGTGAATCAGCCTTCGTTTAATCCGAATAGTCGCGCTCATCTGAGCACGGAAGTGACGCGAAACCGTGCGGTTACCGATCAGTTTGAGCCAGGCTCAACAATCAAGCCGGTGACAGTGGCCGCTGCATTACGTTCCGGGCAGTTTAATGTGGAAAGCGTGATAGATACGTCGCCCGGCTATTATCGGGTTGGCAATGCAGTGGTTTCAGATTTCCGCAATTACGGTCAACTGGACATTACTCACGTTATTCAAAAATCGTCAAACATCGGCGTGAGCAAAATGGCATTGGCCATCCCCAAAGAAATGCTGTGGGAAACTTTTTCTGACCTGGGTGTGGGCGAACCGGTCAACAGTGGTTTTCCCGGAGAATCTTCAGGTCGGCTGCCATTTTTTGGTGAATGGAACAACGTTGAAACATCCGCGTTGTCATATGGCTATGGCTTGACGGTGACACCGTTGCAGTTGGCGCGGGTCTACAGCATTTTTGCCAACGACGGCAAACTCAAACCAACCAGTTATGTGAAACTAGATCATGCCGCCGATGGCGAGCGGGTGCTGGATGAAAATATCGCCAAACACTTGCGTACCATGATGGAAACCGTGGTTAGCAGAGAAGGAACGGCGTATGAAGCAGCTGTGCATTCATATCGCGTCGCCGGCAAAACAGGAACAGTAAAAGTCTCAGGTGAGGGCGGATATTTGGAGAAAAAATATCGCTCTGTATTTGCAGGATTGGCCCCAGCGAGCAATCCGCGTTTGGTTGCCGTGGTGGTGGTGGAAGAACCTAGCGGCAAGGAATATTACGGTGGCAAAGTGGCCGCACCGATTTTTGCCAACGTGATGGCGGCGGCAATGCGGGTAATGAATATTCCACCCGATGACATTCCGACTGAACAATTGCATCAACCGTTACAAATGGCCAGGGCGGGACTAAATTGA
- a CDS encoding UDP-N-acetylmuramoyl-L-alanyl-D-glutamate--2,6-diaminopimelate ligase, with amino-acid sequence MTTLNRPMLLSRLLADFAYVEPAKDAEISGLSIDSRFAQNGDAFFALTGIGFDGRAFIADAVAAGVRAVIVEADDVSAWAALCQQHEAVLIAVPNLHQVIGDMAARFYDQPSQNMTIVGVTGTNGKTSVSQFIAQCLSDESSRCGIVGTLGSGFWGQLQSSGFTTPQAPQLQQSLAKLYADGARHVAMEVSSHGLHQGRINGVRFDVAVLTNLTRDHLDYHGDMQAYADAKSRLFRMPGLRAAVINRDDQLGQKLLAELQGGAVTCLAYGLGLDESVVHNSALTLTGHIVQRDRHGMVVQISGSYGDAQLSSKLLGEFNAYNLLAVLGSLLVMGWPLQQAIQKIQTVVPPAGRMECFQKNNSPLVVVDYAHTPDALAEVLRTLRDHCEGNLWVVFGCGGDRDPGKRPEMGRIAQTLADQIVITNDNPRSEDPMAIITDIVAGMSETQPRTILPERQNAIEFAIKNATGADVVLVAGKGHEDYQLVGNQRFHFSDRECVGQMLEAVA; translated from the coding sequence TTGACTACGCTGAATCGCCCAATGTTGCTCTCCCGCCTGCTGGCGGATTTTGCGTATGTGGAGCCTGCAAAAGATGCCGAAATCAGCGGCCTAAGCATTGACTCTCGTTTTGCGCAAAACGGCGATGCTTTTTTTGCATTGACGGGTATCGGCTTTGACGGTCGTGCATTCATTGCCGATGCGGTGGCAGCCGGAGTGCGTGCGGTAATTGTTGAAGCAGATGATGTGTCTGCGTGGGCTGCGTTGTGTCAGCAACACGAGGCAGTGTTGATTGCCGTGCCAAATCTTCATCAAGTCATCGGTGATATGGCTGCGCGATTTTACGATCAGCCCAGTCAGAATATGACCATTGTTGGCGTCACCGGGACGAATGGCAAAACGTCGGTCAGCCAGTTTATTGCGCAGTGTCTGAGTGATGAATCCAGTCGCTGTGGCATTGTTGGTACGCTGGGCAGCGGTTTTTGGGGGCAATTGCAAAGCAGTGGATTTACTACGCCCCAAGCGCCGCAGCTACAGCAATCGTTGGCAAAACTGTATGCCGATGGTGCGCGCCACGTTGCGATGGAAGTGTCCTCGCATGGATTACATCAAGGGCGTATCAACGGTGTGCGTTTTGATGTGGCAGTGCTGACAAATTTGACGCGCGACCATCTGGATTATCACGGCGATATGCAGGCCTATGCCGATGCCAAGTCGCGCTTGTTTAGAATGCCCGGCCTGCGGGCAGCGGTCATTAATCGCGATGATCAGTTGGGGCAGAAACTGTTGGCAGAATTGCAGGGTGGCGCAGTGACGTGCCTGGCGTATGGATTGGGGCTGGATGAATCGGTGGTGCATAATTCTGCGCTTACGCTAACCGGCCATATTGTGCAGCGCGATCGCCATGGCATGGTGGTGCAAATCTCTGGCAGCTATGGTGATGCGCAACTGAGCAGCAAATTGTTGGGCGAATTTAACGCCTACAACCTGCTGGCTGTTTTGGGCAGCTTGTTGGTAATGGGGTGGCCATTGCAGCAGGCCATTCAAAAAATTCAGACCGTTGTTCCTCCCGCTGGACGGATGGAGTGTTTCCAAAAAAACAACTCACCATTAGTGGTTGTGGATTATGCGCATACTCCGGATGCCTTGGCGGAAGTGTTGCGTACCTTGCGAGATCACTGCGAGGGTAATCTGTGGGTTGTGTTTGGTTGTGGTGGTGACCGTGATCCGGGCAAGCGTCCGGAGATGGGACGTATCGCACAAACTTTGGCGGATCAAATTGTGATTACCAATGATAACCCCCGTTCAGAAGATCCGATGGCCATCATTACCGATATTGTTGCGGGTATGTCAGAAACACAGCCGCGCACTATTTTGCCTGAGCGGCAAAATGCTATTGAGTTTGCGATAAAAAATGCAACTGGCGCTGATGTGGTAC
- the ftsL gene encoding cell division protein FtsL, giving the protein MNKQYMVLTLLVVAVMLSALAVVYVKHQNRVVYADLQHLQKLRDEMNVAWGQLQLEQSTFATHSRVEQIAREKMGMTLPGAKEIVIVKP; this is encoded by the coding sequence ATGAACAAACAGTATATGGTGCTGACGCTATTGGTAGTGGCAGTGATGTTGTCGGCGTTGGCAGTGGTTTACGTGAAACACCAGAATCGTGTGGTGTATGCGGATTTGCAGCATTTGCAGAAACTCCGTGACGAAATGAATGTTGCTTGGGGCCAGTTGCAATTGGAACAGAGCACATTTGCAACTCACAGTCGAGTTGAACAAATTGCGCGCGAAAAAATGGGCATGACTCTGCCCGGTGCAAAAGAGATTGTGATCGTAAAACCATGA